The genomic region tcaactGATCAATTACTAGCTTAACAAATAGTCCCAATTGGATGTCAAGGCTGTAGTTCAAATTAATGGAAAGTTGTTTGGATATGTTACCTTAAGCTTTCCATCTAGCAATCCGTTCAAGCCAAGGAAATGGGAAACATGAGTACTGAACCCTCCAATAGATCCTTCTTCGGCAGTGATCAAGATCTCATGTTCCTGAGCTAGCTGTCTTAGTAAATCTCCATCAATAGGTTTACAAAATCGAGCATCGGCCACTGTTGGTGAGATGCCATTCACTTGTAGGAGCTCTGCCGCTTTCATACAACTTTGCATTATTGTTCCGTAACCCAAAATAGCTACCCTGCTTCCCTCTCTTAGTACTCTTCCCTTACCAACCTGAAATATATTCAGAATTTCGGTTATGAAAATTGAACGGATGCTATGCATGACCAGATGGAACGCAACTAAAAAGATcatgtaaaataaaatcagTACCTCCAAAGGTGTTCCTTTGTTGTTTGGTGGGAGAATGGAGCCAATGCCATTTCCTCTGGGGTACCTAAAGCAGCTAGGCCGATCATCAATGGCTGCTGCTGTGGCCACCATGTGCATCAGCTCAGTCTCATTTGAAGGGGCCATAACCACCATGTTAGGCAAACATGCCATAAAGGTAGTGTCGAAGGCACCGCAATGGGTTGGTCCATCTGCACCCACCAGGCCGGCCCTGTCTATTGCAAATCTCACTGGAAGCTTTTGAAGATCTACATCATGAGCAACCTGCAATAACCAAGGTAAAGTTCGTTCATTAGTATTGTTCAAGTTTTATGTAGCTACGCTGCGAAATGCCAGTCtttaagattaaattaaagttGGGAGAGATTGAATTACCTGATCAAACCCTCTTTGTAGAAACGAAGAGTAAATGGCACAAAAAGGTTTAAGGCCTTCAGAAGCTAAACCAGCGGCAAAAGTGACAGCATGTTGTTCTGCTATACCGACATCAAAACATCTATCTGGAAACCgcttttgaaataaattaagtcCTGTTCCTCCACCCATCGCAGCATGAATTCCTACAATTTTATCATCTTGCCCTGCTTCAGCTATTAAAGACTCTGCAAAGTATTGGGTATATGCAAGCGTTTCTGGCTTGCTCTTTAATTGTTTTCCAGATTTgggatcaaatttgacaacgCCTGCAACAAGACAATCCCTGTTAGGACTAATTCTGTAAACACTGgacttttatgaaaaaaaaagaagaaaacattgTCATGACAGTCTGAATTGAATGTACCATGCATTTTATCAGGTGCCATCTCAGCAGGAGCATAGCCTTTTCCCTTCtctgtgatggcatgaatgagAACAGGTCCTGGGGCTGGCATCgacttaattttatttaagacATCAACAAGGTCTTCTACATTATGACCATCCACTGGACCAATGTAGTATAGTCCTAGTTCTTCAAATAGGCTAGCCCCAGAACCTCCGGCCATTCCTCTCATATAGGAATCAAGTTTGGCAGCGATTTCATGTGTTTGTCCCCCTATTTGCTTTGTGATGCCCTGTTGATTTGTCAAAGAACTTAATAAGCCCATTATGCAGAGTTATTGAAGCCTAAAGTTACATAACCAAGTCATATTCCAGAAAATTATGAGGCTCCCAAGTTGCCAAATTTTGATTTCAGCAAATCACCTTTGCAGCTTCGCGTAATTGACGAAATTTCCTGCTTGAATGCAGCTTAGTTAAAGCTTCACTAAGAGCTCCAACAGGAGGAGCAGGGCCATCGATCGTGGCAGTAGGCAAGGAGACTTGCTTATTATCGttcaagatgatgataagatTTGTGTCAAGATAACCTGCGTTGTTCATTGCTTCATATGCCATTCCAGCAGTCATGGCTCCATCACCTATTACTGCGATTACATGATTGTTCTTCCCCAACAAATCTCTTCCAACTGCCATCCCTGGAAAGCAATAAAAGAGCCTAAGTTAGCATATTtcaatgaaaatatatatttttttttgttgattttgtttatgCAAAGGTGGGAGATGAATGGAACCCGTTTCCAGGAAAAGCAAAAAACGTGTTAATAGTTCAGATAAGAGAAAAGAGTCCGGGCCTGGCGTCAAAAGAGCATTGATTATGacagttttaattatttatcatttcttGGGTTTAATTCATATTACAACCACTCATCAGTTATTCCCATTTTTAACCACCACCACATCTTTAATAGTACCACTCGGAGACAAAAGCTCTGACCATGTACCTAATCCAGCGGAAATGCTAGTAGAACTATGGCCAGCTCCAAAGGCATCATGTTTGCTCTCCTCCCTCTTTGGAAACCCTGCCAATCCCCATGTTTGTCGAATTGTATGCATTCTTGATCTTCTCCCGGTTAAAATCTTATGCGGGTAGGCCTGCAAacaacaaaattcaataagaAATTTATTCAAACAAAACTTCTTAACTAATTGATCATTTATGTATGGAGCTGTATTTAAggaatagaaaaagaaagaaattatgtACCTGATGCCCGACATCCCAAATAATTTTATCCTCAGGAGTATTGAATACATGGTGAAGTGCCACTGTTAGCTCAACCACCCCCAGGCTTGAACTCAGGTGCCCACCCGTCTTTGACACCGTGTATACTACTTCTTCTCGTAGTTCATCAGCTAACTTACGAAGCTCCTAtagttttaatgaaaaattatattattttctgggTAACCAATTGgatcaaaaattattttattttaattattgtttacaGTTTATACCTCGATGGAAAGATTCTTCATATGAATAGGATGGTTTATGGTATCAAGAACTGGAGTGGATGGCTTTTCTCCTGAGAAATTAAGGTATCTGTTGAAGTGTTCATTATGTATTGTTGGCTGCCCTCTTTTCAGCATGTTGTTTCTGTCATCACTCGCATTTCCTGTTTTCAGCTGGGCAGCCGCTACTCTCTTGCACTGACACTGCAATAAttcgtaaaaaaaaaaaaaatctagtgTGAATCTAAATTCAGTTATACGTAGTGGTTCGCAGCAGAAAACCAATGAA from Theobroma cacao cultivar B97-61/B2 chromosome 9, Criollo_cocoa_genome_V2, whole genome shotgun sequence harbors:
- the LOC18589187 gene encoding probable 1-deoxy-D-xylulose-5-phosphate synthase 2, chloroplastic isoform X1, coding for MSLNSHGRKSAMFSLVFCCEPLRITEFRFTLDFFFFYELLQCQCKRVAAAQLKTGNASDDRNNMLKRGQPTIHNEHFNRYLNFSGEKPSTPVLDTINHPIHMKNLSIEELRKLADELREEVVYTVSKTGGHLSSSLGVVELTVALHHVFNTPEDKIIWDVGHQAYPHKILTGRRSRMHTIRQTWGLAGFPKREESKHDAFGAGHSSTSISAGLGMAVGRDLLGKNNHVIAVIGDGAMTAGMAYEAMNNAGYLDTNLIIILNDNKQVSLPTATIDGPAPPVGALSEALTKLHSSRKFRQLREAAKGITKQIGGQTHEIAAKLDSYMRGMAGGSGASLFEELGLYYIGPVDGHNVEDLVDVLNKIKSMPAPGPVLIHAITEKGKGYAPAEMAPDKMHGVVKFDPKSGKQLKSKPETLAYTQYFAESLIAEAGQDDKIVGIHAAMGGGTGLNLFQKRFPDRCFDVGIAEQHAVTFAAGLASEGLKPFCAIYSSFLQRGFDQVAHDVDLQKLPVRFAIDRAGLVGADGPTHCGAFDTTFMACLPNMVVMAPSNETELMHMVATAAAIDDRPSCFRYPRGNGIGSILPPNNKGTPLEVGKGRVLREGSRVAILGYGTIMQSCMKAAELLQVNGISPTVADARFCKPIDGDLLRQLAQEHEILITAEEGSIGGFSTHVSHFLGLNGLLDGKLKWRPMMLPDRYIDHGSQKDQIEEAGLRSKHIAATALSLLGKCREGFQLLNLC
- the LOC18589187 gene encoding probable 1-deoxy-D-xylulose-5-phosphate synthase 2, chloroplastic isoform X2; protein product: MASSVLRTGFLPLLQSWDGCNSIPSLHNFTTTHHRGDRKCQCKRVAAAQLKTGNASDDRNNMLKRGQPTIHNEHFNRYLNFSGEKPSTPVLDTINHPIHMKNLSIEELRKLADELREEVVYTVSKTGGHLSSSLGVVELTVALHHVFNTPEDKIIWDVGHQAYPHKILTGRRSRMHTIRQTWGLAGFPKREESKHDAFGAGHSSTSISAGLGMAVGRDLLGKNNHVIAVIGDGAMTAGMAYEAMNNAGYLDTNLIIILNDNKQVSLPTATIDGPAPPVGALSEALTKLHSSRKFRQLREAAKGITKQIGGQTHEIAAKLDSYMRGMAGGSGASLFEELGLYYIGPVDGHNVEDLVDVLNKIKSMPAPGPVLIHAITEKGKGYAPAEMAPDKMHGVVKFDPKSGKQLKSKPETLAYTQYFAESLIAEAGQDDKIVGIHAAMGGGTGLNLFQKRFPDRCFDVGIAEQHAVTFAAGLASEGLKPFCAIYSSFLQRGFDQVAHDVDLQKLPVRFAIDRAGLVGADGPTHCGAFDTTFMACLPNMVVMAPSNETELMHMVATAAAIDDRPSCFRYPRGNGIGSILPPNNKGTPLEVGKGRVLREGSRVAILGYGTIMQSCMKAAELLQVNGISPTVADARFCKPIDGDLLRQLAQEHEILITAEEGSIGGFSTHVSHFLGLNGLLDGKLKWRPMMLPDRYIDHGSQKDQIEEAGLRSKHIAATALSLLGKCREGFQLLNLC